In one window of Prevotella fusca JCM 17724 DNA:
- a CDS encoding TlpA family protein disulfide reductase — MNKLFLSLCLLMVSFVAGAQERLPKVILKDIEGKTVQTDTISNNGKPLIIAFFATWCKPCNRELKSIDELYDDWQRETGVRLVAVSIDQAQNINKVKPLVDQNGWRYDVLLDPNGELRRTLGIQSVPYTVLLDGQGNIVYRHNGYTDGAEVELYEKVKDVAGR; from the coding sequence ATGAATAAGTTATTTTTGTCCCTTTGTTTACTGATGGTCAGCTTTGTGGCTGGTGCACAAGAACGCCTGCCTAAAGTAATCCTCAAAGACATAGAAGGGAAAACAGTACAAACCGACACTATTTCTAATAATGGGAAGCCCCTTATTATTGCTTTTTTTGCTACTTGGTGCAAGCCTTGTAATCGTGAACTCAAGAGTATAGATGAGCTTTACGATGATTGGCAGCGCGAAACGGGTGTGCGTCTTGTGGCTGTATCTATCGATCAGGCACAGAATATCAATAAGGTGAAACCACTGGTCGATCAGAACGGATGGCGATATGATGTGCTGCTTGACCCCAACGGCGAGTTACGCCGTACATTAGGCATCCAGTCAGTTCCCTATACTGTACTGCTTGATGGACAGGGGAATATCGTCTATAGGCACAACGGCTATACCGATGGTGCAGAAGTAGAACTTTATGAAAAGGTGAAAGACGTTGCCGGAAGATAG
- a CDS encoding TonB-dependent receptor plug domain-containing protein: MKRNTIILSAFFGLLPAMLWADELPDSIYKSFELEQVVVTGTRTPKLLANTPVLTKIITADDIVKTDATNLCDLLQQVIPGVEFSYAMNQQVHMNFSGFGGQSMLILVDGERLAGETMDDVDFTRIGMDNVDHIEIVKGAASALYGSNAAGGVINIITKKGIRPFSLNLNTRLGRHNSQRYGLSWQLGRGKWSNLLTVNRNSSDNFNVRNGDNPVTRVVTTIYGDAVWNFKEQLTYTLNEKLRLTGRAGYFYRQLVRTSEVPERYRDFMGGLRGVWTPDQFNSVDFSYSFDQYDKSDYQRVTGLDIRDYSNVQNSLRLLYSHTFEGENVLSVGADYMHDYLFNTNLEGRSRKQDSFDAFAQYDWNISKQWEVVGALRYDYFSDGRISRLTPKVSARYQPVHNLNLRLSYGMGFRAPTLKEKYYNFDMSGIWIVEGNPSLKPEVSQNFNVSADYTKGRYNFTVSAYCNKIENKIATGAPFYKNASDIIPHLPYLNLDDYSVIGGEATAQARWTNGLTARLAYSYTNERLPKDKNSNAVNNQYIPARKHSMTGHIDWDHQWAKNYGTNIGLDGRFLSAVDNLEFVDYYDISKGIKTIHYPSYALFKLSLVQRIGKSVKLSVILDNVFNYKPEYYYLNCPLTDGTNLMVGLSVDVDKLF, from the coding sequence ATGAAACGTAATACCATTATACTGTCAGCTTTCTTCGGTCTGCTTCCTGCAATGCTGTGGGCTGATGAGTTGCCTGACTCCATCTATAAGTCCTTTGAGTTAGAGCAGGTAGTAGTGACGGGAACACGTACACCCAAGCTGCTTGCCAATACTCCTGTGCTGACAAAAATCATCACAGCAGATGACATCGTGAAGACTGATGCGACTAATCTTTGTGACCTCCTCCAGCAGGTTATACCCGGTGTTGAGTTTTCATATGCGATGAATCAGCAGGTTCACATGAACTTTTCGGGGTTTGGCGGACAAAGTATGTTGATACTCGTGGATGGTGAACGGCTCGCTGGTGAGACCATGGACGATGTTGACTTTACACGTATTGGAATGGATAACGTGGACCATATTGAGATTGTGAAGGGTGCAGCATCGGCACTCTATGGCTCAAATGCAGCCGGTGGTGTCATTAATATTATTACCAAGAAGGGTATTCGTCCGTTCTCACTCAACCTTAATACACGGCTTGGGCGTCACAACAGCCAGCGTTATGGACTTTCGTGGCAATTGGGGAGGGGTAAATGGAGCAACCTGTTGACCGTAAATCGGAACAGTTCGGACAACTTCAACGTGCGTAATGGGGACAATCCTGTAACACGGGTGGTCACAACCATCTATGGTGACGCTGTTTGGAACTTCAAGGAACAGCTTACTTATACCTTGAATGAGAAGCTCCGTCTGACAGGACGAGCAGGCTATTTCTATCGCCAGCTGGTACGTACATCGGAAGTGCCGGAACGCTATCGTGATTTTATGGGTGGTCTTCGTGGAGTGTGGACACCTGATCAATTCAATAGTGTTGACTTCTCTTACTCCTTTGACCAGTATGACAAGTCAGACTACCAGCGCGTCACAGGTCTTGACATACGTGACTATTCCAATGTTCAGAATAGTCTCCGATTGCTTTATAGCCATACTTTTGAAGGTGAAAATGTCCTTTCTGTGGGGGCAGACTATATGCATGATTACCTTTTCAATACGAACCTCGAGGGGCGAAGCCGCAAGCAGGACTCCTTTGATGCTTTTGCGCAATATGACTGGAATATCAGCAAGCAGTGGGAAGTTGTGGGTGCCTTGCGCTACGATTATTTCTCTGATGGACGCATTTCACGGTTGACGCCGAAGGTCAGTGCACGTTACCAGCCGGTACATAATCTTAATCTTCGTCTCAGTTATGGAATGGGTTTCCGTGCTCCCACCTTGAAAGAGAAGTATTATAACTTTGATATGTCGGGAATATGGATAGTTGAAGGCAACCCGTCTTTGAAGCCGGAAGTAAGTCAGAACTTCAATGTTTCGGCTGATTATACAAAGGGACGGTATAACTTTACGGTAAGTGCTTATTGTAACAAAATAGAAAACAAGATTGCTACAGGAGCTCCTTTCTACAAGAATGCTTCGGACATCATCCCTCATCTTCCCTATCTTAATCTGGACGATTATTCTGTCATCGGAGGAGAAGCAACGGCACAGGCTCGTTGGACTAATGGTCTGACGGCACGCCTTGCCTATTCTTATACCAACGAGCGTCTGCCCAAGGACAAGAACAGCAACGCTGTGAACAACCAGTATATCCCGGCACGCAAGCATTCCATGACGGGACATATAGACTGGGACCACCAGTGGGCAAAGAACTACGGGACGAACATCGGGCTTGACGGTCGCTTCCTGTCAGCTGTTGACAATCTGGAGTTTGTTGACTACTATGACATCTCCAAGGGAATAAAGACCATCCATTACCCATCTTATGCACTGTTCAAACTCTCGTTGGTACAGCGTATTGGCAAGAGTGTGAAGCTGAGTGTTATACTCGACAATGTCTTCAATTACAAACCAGAATATTATTATCTGAACTGTCCACTGACTGACGGAACTAACCTTATGGTAGGACTGTCGGTAGATGTTGATAAACTATTTTAA
- a CDS encoding Omp28 family outer membrane lipoprotein, translating into MKSLYIFLLAAAVLLAGCDPVASDDRFIEVPAATVQRNVLIEDFTGQRCIFCPDASDAIAQLQARYSDDKLIAVAIHAGPLALKSKSGFTGLRTDVGDAYYKKWAVPNVPKAIINRRGGVFSKEAWAGRVYDEFARTTTVGIDLKCQYDADKRRVEIETDLKTLSEDVQGRLQFWLVEDGVVAPQLFPGDELDKEYTHNHVLRAAINGDWGTELTLTTKNVQKEKTTYTLPDGIVPDRAWVVAFFYNDSGVLQAVRQKISLS; encoded by the coding sequence ATGAAAAGTTTATATATCTTTCTCCTGGCTGCTGCTGTGCTTCTGGCAGGCTGCGATCCTGTTGCGTCTGATGACCGTTTTATTGAAGTTCCGGCTGCTACTGTCCAGCGTAATGTACTGATTGAAGACTTCACGGGTCAGCGTTGCATCTTCTGTCCAGATGCTTCTGATGCCATTGCACAGCTGCAAGCTCGCTATAGTGATGACAAGCTGATTGCTGTAGCCATCCATGCAGGACCGCTCGCACTGAAGAGCAAGTCTGGTTTTACGGGTCTGCGCACAGATGTGGGTGATGCCTATTATAAGAAATGGGCTGTGCCGAATGTGCCGAAAGCCATTATCAATCGTCGGGGGGGAGTGTTCTCCAAGGAAGCTTGGGCTGGTCGTGTGTATGATGAGTTTGCTCGGACGACAACGGTTGGTATAGACCTTAAATGTCAGTATGACGCTGATAAACGCCGTGTGGAGATAGAAACCGACTTGAAGACACTGTCTGAAGATGTGCAGGGAAGGCTGCAGTTCTGGCTGGTGGAGGATGGAGTCGTTGCCCCACAGCTTTTCCCTGGGGATGAGTTGGATAAGGAATATACGCATAATCATGTGCTCCGTGCTGCCATTAATGGGGATTGGGGAACGGAATTAACGCTCACTACCAAGAATGTACAGAAGGAAAAGACCACTTACACACTTCCTGATGGTATCGTTCCTGACAGGGCATGGGTGGTAGCATTCTTCTATAACGATAGCGGAGTGTTGCAGGCTGTGCGCCAAAAGATTTCTCTCTCATAG
- a CDS encoding stage II sporulation protein M: protein MKEILFIRNNIEKWRTMEGLIDNVSFEMPDQLADAYSELTADLAFAQTHYPNSRITIYLNNLASALHNEIYRNKREKWTRIVTFWTQEVPDVMWKERRMLLLSFLVFMVSVLIGVVSTLGDESFPRLILGDGYMDMTLENIAKGKPMGVYGNEEETGMFLGITLNNVMVSFNMFVSGVLTSFMPGFLLFQNGVMVGCFDTFFYQHGLLGESLLATMLHGTLELSAIVVAGAAGFAMGNGWLFPGTYSRIVSFQRGAKRGMKIIVGTVPIFVLAGFIEGFITRHTELNDFVRLGVIFASLVFVVYYFIYLPYKRNHHLSNANRKT from the coding sequence ATGAAAGAGATACTTTTCATACGTAATAATATAGAGAAATGGCGGACAATGGAAGGACTGATAGATAATGTCAGTTTTGAGATGCCCGACCAGCTGGCTGATGCCTATTCGGAGCTTACAGCCGACCTTGCCTTTGCACAGACACATTATCCTAACTCACGTATTACCATCTATCTCAACAACCTTGCTTCTGCACTTCATAATGAAATCTACCGTAACAAGCGGGAGAAGTGGACACGCATAGTGACTTTCTGGACGCAGGAGGTGCCTGACGTGATGTGGAAAGAGCGTAGGATGCTGCTTCTGTCATTTCTTGTCTTCATGGTGAGTGTGCTGATTGGCGTGGTTTCAACCTTGGGCGATGAGTCCTTTCCACGGCTGATACTCGGTGACGGCTACATGGATATGACGCTTGAGAACATTGCCAAGGGCAAGCCGATGGGAGTGTATGGAAATGAAGAAGAAACGGGAATGTTCCTTGGAATCACGCTGAATAATGTTATGGTGTCGTTCAATATGTTTGTGTCAGGTGTGCTGACAAGTTTCATGCCGGGCTTCCTCTTGTTCCAGAACGGTGTAATGGTGGGCTGTTTCGACACATTCTTTTATCAGCATGGTTTGTTGGGCGAGAGCCTTTTAGCTACCATGTTACACGGAACGTTGGAGCTTTCAGCCATTGTCGTGGCAGGGGCTGCCGGTTTTGCCATGGGTAACGGCTGGCTGTTTCCAGGCACCTACTCGCGCATAGTCAGCTTTCAGCGTGGTGCAAAGAGAGGGATGAAGATTATTGTCGGGACTGTTCCGATTTTCGTTCTGGCTGGTTTTATAGAGGGATTTATTACCCGTCATACGGAGTTGAATGACTTTGTCCGCCTCGGCGTCATCTTTGCGTCACTGGTATTTGTCGTGTATTATTTTATTTATTTACCATATAAACGTAATCATCATTTAAGCAATGCAAATAGAAAGACCTAA
- a CDS encoding DUF4350 domain-containing protein: protein MNKRFLFFVAAFLVFVFIMEWSVPARFVWNPTFNHRDEQPFGCAVFDSLMSRSVPAGYEVTKKTFAQLEREGYGKKPHVFLVQAVRLQLTATDIRALNRLLKAGNKVFLTASYLDPDSLAPNLHITLDGSARFSPLQVQASIENQSIPYDTLLWCRQSPYHEKVYLLYSAMTGVNVCVEGGAVCDTLVKRWVSEEYADSVEGYWQARVVSLKRGKGELFVSSEPLMMTNYGILDKETNGLVFRLMSQFRGLPIVRTEAYTPKTEIVDESPLRFWLQHEPLRWAIYLTMTGLLLFCVFYARRRQRVIPVVKEPVNRSLEFVKLIGTLYHQKHINRDLLQKKYGYFTETLRRGLMIDLEEVESRKENIAQLALRAGMAEAEVRMILDRVDSHLQHNNELTDAALRKAIDGLDMIINNL from the coding sequence ATGAACAAACGGTTTCTCTTCTTTGTAGCAGCCTTTCTTGTCTTCGTCTTTATCATGGAGTGGAGTGTTCCGGCACGTTTTGTCTGGAATCCAACCTTCAATCATCGGGATGAACAACCCTTTGGATGTGCGGTGTTTGATTCGCTGATGAGCAGGTCAGTACCAGCCGGGTATGAGGTCACAAAGAAGACTTTTGCACAGCTGGAACGTGAAGGTTACGGTAAGAAACCACATGTTTTTCTGGTTCAGGCGGTCCGTTTGCAGCTGACAGCTACAGACATTCGTGCCTTGAACAGGCTTTTGAAGGCAGGTAATAAGGTTTTTCTCACTGCATCTTATTTGGATCCTGACTCCTTGGCTCCGAACTTACACATAACACTCGATGGTTCTGCCAGGTTCTCCCCCTTACAAGTTCAGGCATCAATAGAGAACCAGTCGATTCCCTATGATACATTGTTGTGGTGTCGGCAGTCGCCTTATCATGAAAAGGTATACCTTCTCTATTCGGCAATGACAGGTGTCAATGTGTGTGTAGAAGGCGGGGCTGTGTGTGATACTTTGGTCAAGAGATGGGTAAGTGAAGAGTATGCTGATAGCGTTGAAGGCTACTGGCAGGCACGTGTGGTCAGCCTGAAGCGAGGAAAGGGCGAACTGTTTGTTTCTTCCGAACCGTTGATGATGACCAATTATGGCATCCTTGACAAGGAAACCAATGGACTCGTATTCCGTCTGATGTCGCAGTTCCGGGGTTTGCCGATAGTCCGTACCGAAGCATATACACCTAAGACAGAGATTGTAGATGAGAGTCCGTTGCGTTTCTGGCTGCAGCATGAGCCGCTGCGGTGGGCAATCTATCTCACGATGACAGGACTTCTGCTTTTCTGTGTGTTCTATGCACGAAGGCGACAGCGTGTTATCCCTGTGGTGAAAGAGCCCGTGAACCGTTCATTGGAGTTTGTGAAACTAATAGGAACCCTCTATCATCAGAAGCATATCAACCGTGACCTGTTGCAGAAGAAGTATGGTTACTTTACTGAGACATTGCGTCGCGGACTGATGATTGACCTGGAAGAGGTGGAGTCGAGGAAAGAGAATATCGCACAGTTAGCCCTCCGTGCCGGTATGGCTGAGGCTGAAGTGCGAATGATACTGGACCGTGTTGACAGTCATCTGCAGCATAATAACGAACTGACAGACGCTGCACTGCGTAAGGCGATAGACGGTTTGGATATGATAATCAATAATCTTTAA
- a CDS encoding AAA family ATPase produces the protein MEEHKEERTDLAVFSKKVMQLRGEISKVIVGQQEAVALLLTAILADGHVLIEGVPGVAKTLLARLLSRMIDARFSRIQFTPDLMPSDVLGTTVFNMKTSEFDFHEGPVFSDLVLVDEINRAPAKTQAALFEVMEERQVTIDGTTHRMGDVYSIIATQNPVEQEGTYRLPEAQLDRFLFKISMGYPSLDEEMNILKRHQEKRKLIKLEDVKPVLTLDELLQMRKKLETVYIEESLLRYIATIVQLTRTSKAVYLGASPRASVAILNASKASALLGGRDFVTPEDIKFVTPSVLQHRLILTAEAEMEGYTPLRVAQKLIDKVEVPK, from the coding sequence ATGGAAGAACATAAAGAAGAAAGAACCGACCTTGCTGTCTTCAGTAAGAAAGTTATGCAGCTGCGAGGCGAGATAAGTAAGGTCATCGTAGGTCAGCAGGAGGCTGTTGCCCTGTTGCTGACAGCAATCCTTGCAGATGGTCATGTGCTGATTGAAGGTGTGCCGGGAGTGGCAAAAACCTTGCTTGCCCGACTGCTGTCGCGCATGATTGATGCCCGCTTCAGCCGTATTCAATTCACGCCAGACCTTATGCCAAGCGACGTGCTCGGTACGACGGTATTCAATATGAAGACTTCCGAATTCGACTTCCATGAAGGTCCTGTGTTCTCCGACCTTGTTCTTGTGGATGAAATCAACCGTGCGCCAGCCAAGACGCAGGCTGCCCTTTTCGAGGTGATGGAGGAACGTCAGGTGACGATTGACGGTACAACGCACCGTATGGGTGATGTGTATTCGATTATCGCCACGCAGAACCCGGTAGAACAGGAGGGAACCTATCGGCTGCCGGAAGCCCAGCTCGACCGTTTCCTCTTCAAGATAAGTATGGGATACCCTTCTCTTGACGAGGAAATGAATATCCTCAAGCGCCATCAGGAAAAGAGAAAACTCATCAAGTTGGAAGATGTCAAGCCCGTGCTGACCCTCGACGAACTTCTGCAGATGCGTAAGAAGTTGGAAACTGTCTATATTGAAGAAAGCCTCCTGCGTTATATTGCGACCATCGTGCAGCTGACACGCACTTCGAAGGCTGTCTATCTTGGTGCCAGTCCACGTGCCTCTGTAGCCATCCTTAATGCCTCCAAGGCTTCTGCCTTGTTGGGCGGGCGAGATTTTGTGACGCCGGAAGACATCAAGTTCGTTACTCCGAGCGTCCTCCAGCACCGTCTGATTCTTACTGCTGAAGCCGAAATGGAGGGTTATACACCGTTGAGGGTTGCACAGAAATTGATTGACAAGGTGGAAGTGCCTAAGTAA
- a CDS encoding DUF58 domain-containing protein, translating into MFLTKRFYIILACLTLLAGFGYVFPQLFMGAKILLLIFAVLVVVDAVMLYHRRGITAKRTCSERFSNGDKNVVKINLESQYSFPVRLTVIDEAPEVFQRRDISYPSHLAERGRNVIRYTLTPVKRGTYSFGRIRCFARTITGLVERRYTFGSAEDVKVYPSYLMLNRYEFLAMSNNLTEMGIKRIRRVGNNTEFEQIKDYVQGDDYRTINWKASARRNQLMVNVYRDERSQQIFSVIDKGRVMQQSFRGMTLLDYSINASLVLSYVAMHRDDKAGLITFADKMDTFIAPSRRTGQMQNLLEALYAQETDFGESDFSGLCANVHKQVSKRSLFIVYTNFSGMTALNRQLAYLKLLSQWHRVLVVFFEDAEMNDYIHSPKHSTEEYYQHVIAEKFAYEKRLIVSTLRQHGIYSVLTTPDKLSVDVINKYLEMKQRQILT; encoded by the coding sequence ATGTTCCTGACAAAAAGGTTTTATATCATATTGGCATGCCTGACACTGCTTGCAGGGTTCGGATATGTCTTCCCACAGCTCTTCATGGGCGCAAAGATACTTCTGCTTATCTTTGCCGTCCTGGTTGTGGTTGATGCTGTCATGCTCTATCATCGTCGTGGGATAACAGCAAAGCGAACCTGTTCCGAGCGTTTCTCGAATGGTGACAAGAATGTTGTCAAGATAAACTTGGAGAGTCAGTACTCCTTCCCTGTAAGGTTAACAGTTATAGATGAGGCTCCCGAAGTGTTCCAGCGCAGGGACATCAGCTATCCCAGTCATCTTGCTGAAAGAGGCAGGAATGTGATACGTTACACGCTCACACCCGTGAAACGTGGTACTTATTCCTTCGGGCGCATCCGCTGTTTTGCACGTACCATCACAGGACTCGTGGAACGGCGGTACACCTTTGGCAGTGCGGAAGATGTGAAGGTGTATCCTTCTTATCTCATGCTGAACCGCTATGAATTTCTTGCTATGAGCAACAACCTCACTGAGATGGGTATAAAGCGTATCCGCAGGGTGGGCAATAATACCGAGTTTGAACAGATAAAGGACTATGTGCAAGGCGATGATTACCGAACCATCAACTGGAAGGCGAGTGCACGCCGGAATCAGCTGATGGTGAATGTCTATCGTGACGAGCGTTCGCAGCAGATATTCTCGGTTATCGACAAGGGACGTGTCATGCAGCAGTCGTTCCGTGGAATGACGCTCTTGGATTACAGTATCAATGCTTCGTTGGTGCTGTCATACGTTGCCATGCACCGTGATGACAAGGCGGGACTGATAACTTTTGCTGATAAGATGGATACATTCATAGCCCCTTCACGCCGTACAGGGCAGATGCAGAATCTCTTAGAGGCACTTTATGCACAGGAAACCGACTTCGGTGAGAGTGATTTCAGCGGTCTTTGTGCCAATGTGCATAAGCAGGTTAGCAAGCGCAGTCTGTTCATCGTCTATACGAACTTCTCGGGTATGACGGCACTTAACCGCCAGCTGGCTTACCTGAAGTTGCTTAGCCAGTGGCATCGTGTGCTTGTGGTGTTCTTTGAAGATGCTGAAATGAATGATTATATCCATTCGCCGAAGCATTCGACAGAGGAATATTATCAGCACGTTATCGCTGAGAAATTCGCTTATGAAAAGCGTCTTATTGTGTCAACACTTCGTCAGCACGGTATATATAGTGTGTTGACCACACCAGATAAACTTAGTGTTGATGTTATCAATAAATATTTAGAAATGAAACAAAGACAAATCTTAACGTAG
- a CDS encoding HmuY family protein, giving the protein MRKVFNPISMLAGFTVMLMVTACNGVFDGIYDEVPATPSIMEGQLLVDATSWKDWCYVDFDSLHAYVERKDTAGLLKAQTRFVRCGIPTSLSSGTGDGQTGIYTYWFDVFGKGISVNEKRSFAPADVQPEPQSWSLAFHRNNVRTNNGAVLETNYTSMNDLPKNSAAFLGAVFQPDEWTENEVWVDRSQMLQSLIGCQGIMLNKVLSSWLKLEIPPMPPAFTHKSHVFIVRLSNGKYVAVQLENYIGADGTKCWLKINYKYPY; this is encoded by the coding sequence ATGCGTAAAGTATTTAACCCGATTTCTATGCTTGCAGGTTTCACCGTCATGCTGATGGTGACAGCCTGCAATGGTGTTTTTGATGGTATATATGATGAAGTGCCTGCCACTCCGAGTATTATGGAGGGGCAGCTTCTTGTTGATGCCACCAGCTGGAAGGACTGGTGTTATGTTGATTTTGACTCGCTGCATGCGTATGTTGAGCGCAAGGATACTGCCGGACTTCTGAAAGCGCAGACCAGGTTTGTGCGTTGTGGCATTCCTACAAGTCTTTCATCGGGTACAGGTGACGGACAGACAGGTATATACACTTACTGGTTTGATGTCTTCGGAAAGGGCATCTCGGTCAATGAAAAGCGTTCCTTTGCGCCAGCTGACGTACAGCCGGAACCGCAGTCGTGGAGTCTGGCCTTTCACCGTAACAATGTAAGGACAAACAATGGGGCTGTACTGGAAACGAACTATACCTCAATGAATGATCTCCCGAAGAACAGTGCGGCTTTTCTTGGAGCTGTTTTCCAGCCTGATGAATGGACAGAGAACGAGGTCTGGGTGGACAGATCGCAGATGCTTCAAAGCCTGATAGGATGCCAGGGGATAATGCTCAATAAGGTGTTGTCTTCCTGGCTGAAGCTCGAAATACCGCCAATGCCGCCTGCCTTTACACATAAAAGCCACGTGTTCATCGTCCGTTTGAGTAACGGGAAGTATGTTGCTGTGCAGCTTGAGAACTATATTGGTGCCGATGGCACCAAGTGTTGGCTGAAAATCAATTATAAATATCCATATTAG
- a CDS encoding DUF4129 domain-containing protein, producing MLQPLTDTLSCDSALLHQFRSDEAYDYVRELQAPDLGWWDWSMSKIERFLSDLFSIHGNSDFRIVIYIIIALAFVALVVFLLYRCRFKLFGRTGSVTNEDDEEDNIYGVDFEAIYAKAMAQKDYYKAVRIVYLRMLRWLSDNNKIMWQLYKTPTQYTREFLSVDFQRMTTAFMRVRYGNYQSSEELVRLMIDLESKIKKGGTA from the coding sequence ATGTTACAGCCATTGACCGATACCCTGTCATGTGATTCCGCATTGCTTCATCAGTTCCGTTCTGATGAAGCATACGACTATGTGCGGGAGTTGCAGGCACCCGACCTTGGCTGGTGGGATTGGTCGATGTCAAAGATAGAAAGGTTCTTGTCAGATCTGTTCAGCATCCATGGAAACAGTGACTTCCGCATAGTCATTTATATTATTATTGCATTGGCTTTTGTGGCACTGGTGGTCTTTCTTCTGTATCGTTGTAGGTTCAAACTCTTCGGACGTACTGGTAGCGTAACCAATGAGGATGATGAAGAAGACAATATCTATGGTGTTGACTTCGAAGCTATATATGCCAAGGCAATGGCGCAGAAGGATTATTACAAGGCGGTTCGGATTGTTTATCTGCGCATGCTTCGGTGGCTGTCAGATAATAATAAGATCATGTGGCAGCTCTATAAGACCCCGACACAGTACACCCGTGAATTCCTTTCTGTTGACTTCCAGCGTATGACCACTGCTTTTATGCGTGTGAGATACGGTAATTACCAGTCATCGGAAGAGCTTGTAAGATTGATGATTGACCTGGAAAGCAAGATAAAGAAAGGAGGAACGGCATGA
- a CDS encoding DUF6029 family protein, whose product MKTYILIGLLAGIGNVSLCAQEQSDKLRLSGSIQSDILLPEKDDKTGADTPDGRFLTNTYLDLKATSRYVEAGARLEYLKHPLPGYENDFKGWGVPYAYLKGRYKNAELTLGSFYEQFGSGFILRSYEERSLGVDNSLQGVRLSYRPWSGIAIKALTGRQRRYWNHNKSWMTGADVEWSIDEHCKFLRQHNTYVTLGVSYVNKYEKDEVIMTDPTHRLHLPLYVNAFDVRLRVQHRAFNVLAEMAMKSQDPSHDNGYIYRNGYVAMLSGSYSKRGMSLLLQAKRSTNMAFRSSRSMEGSSSFVNHLPPFTMEHTYTLAALYPYATRPEGEWAYQAMAAYTFPKGSMMGGKYGTTAKVNFSHVHSVRRNDTGDSGTDGYGSPFWVWGASTYYQDIDVQLEKRLCKDTKLNLMYMNQRYNQTLLEGHGGMLRSHIFVADVKQKLAPKTTLRVEGQYLSSKDGDKDWAFGLAELSLAPHWMLTVSDLYNVGNTHVHYYQGYVTYSGGAHRLQLGYGRTRAGFNCSGGVCRYIPATKGLTLSYNYNF is encoded by the coding sequence ATGAAAACATATATACTGATAGGACTTCTTGCAGGCATAGGCAACGTCTCGCTCTGTGCACAAGAACAGTCGGATAAGTTGCGGCTTTCCGGGAGTATTCAGAGCGATATTCTCCTGCCTGAAAAGGATGATAAAACGGGAGCTGATACTCCTGACGGACGTTTTCTGACAAACACTTATCTTGACCTGAAAGCTACAAGCCGTTATGTAGAGGCTGGAGCAAGACTGGAGTATCTGAAGCATCCGCTTCCCGGATACGAGAACGATTTTAAAGGCTGGGGCGTGCCTTACGCTTATCTGAAAGGTCGTTATAAGAATGCGGAGCTGACCCTGGGTAGTTTTTACGAACAGTTCGGGTCGGGTTTCATTCTCCGTTCCTATGAAGAGCGCAGTCTCGGTGTTGACAATTCCCTACAGGGTGTGCGCTTAAGCTACCGTCCTTGGTCTGGTATTGCAATCAAGGCACTCACTGGTCGTCAGCGTAGATACTGGAATCACAACAAAAGTTGGATGACAGGAGCTGATGTGGAATGGAGCATTGATGAGCATTGTAAGTTCCTCCGACAGCATAACACCTATGTTACGCTGGGTGTCTCCTATGTCAATAAGTATGAGAAAGATGAGGTGATAATGACCGATCCGACTCACCGTTTGCACCTTCCTCTCTATGTCAATGCCTTCGATGTGCGCTTGCGTGTGCAGCATCGTGCGTTTAATGTATTGGCAGAGATGGCAATGAAGTCGCAAGATCCTTCCCATGACAATGGTTATATCTATCGCAATGGCTATGTGGCAATGCTTTCGGGTTCTTATTCGAAGCGTGGAATGAGTCTGCTCCTGCAAGCCAAACGCAGTACGAATATGGCTTTTCGCAGTAGTAGAAGCATGGAGGGAAGCTCATCCTTCGTCAATCACCTGCCGCCATTCACGATGGAACACACTTATACCCTGGCAGCACTCTATCCCTATGCTACACGCCCCGAGGGCGAGTGGGCTTACCAGGCGATGGCAGCCTATACCTTTCCGAAAGGTTCTATGATGGGAGGTAAGTATGGTACAACGGCAAAAGTGAACTTCTCCCATGTTCATTCAGTGCGCAGGAATGACACAGGTGACAGTGGTACCGACGGCTACGGAAGTCCGTTCTGGGTGTGGGGGGCATCCACCTATTATCAGGATATTGATGTACAGCTGGAGAAACGACTCTGTAAAGATACGAAGCTAAACCTTATGTACATGAACCAGCGTTACAACCAGACCCTCCTCGAAGGACATGGCGGCATGTTGCGTTCGCATATCTTCGTGGCGGATGTGAAGCAGAAGCTGGCACCCAAGACAACCTTGCGTGTGGAGGGGCAGTACCTTTCCTCGAAAGATGGTGACAAGGACTGGGCGTTCGGGCTTGCAGAATTGTCGCTTGCACCGCATTGGATGCTCACAGTGAGCGACCTCTATAATGTAGGCAATACTCATGTTCATTATTATCAGGGCTATGTAACTTACAGTGGTGGGGCACATCGGTTGCAACTGGGCTATGGTCGTACCCGCGCTGGGTTTAACTGTTCGGGTGGAGTATGTCGTTATATTCCTGCTACCAAAGGACTTACACTCTCTTATAATTATAACTTCTGA